In Myxococcus virescens, a single window of DNA contains:
- a CDS encoding non-ribosomal peptide synthetase, with amino-acid sequence MHLPTRADPASEFVCPEDVTLVDMCRARAAAQPDDWIYTFLDDAGEQVLSYAELDASARAVAALLQRHLAPGERALLLYPPGRDYTLGFLACLYAGVVAVPAYPPDPMRLGRTLPRLQALVADCGARVALTTSGIADMVEPLTQGAPDLRAQRWLATDSVSPHEAAAWRAPVLRGDSVAFLQYTSGSTGTPRGVVLRHRHLLHNSWLIARGFDTRPNPVAAFWLPPYHDMGLIGGLIQALYRDIPSVLLPPMSFLQRPLRWLEAMSRFGATVCGAPNFAFDLCVRKTTPEQRAALDLSRLEVAFSGAEPVRADTLDRFAEAFAPAGFRREAFYPCYGLAEGTLIVSGGTRTAVPVVRRFARDGLLRGEARAPEVDAPATALVGCGQALGGQDVRVVDPETGRPCAPGRVGELWVRGPSVADGYWQRPDETERTFHGRLAGSGEGPYLRTGDLAVIDGGEVFITGRLKDVLVLRGLNYYPQDLEHSADRCHPGVRPGCGAAFAVDAGDEERLVIVQEVAAKVVTPEAAAEVVASIRAALGEAHGLAVHAVVLITAGSLPKTSSGKVQRRATREAFLAGTLDEVHGWKEDAAAASLDIRPDAAPEAADVLAVLRSRLASLLGANGPALSVDVPLTHQGLDSLRALEVLHAVDEAWGVLPPITAVLQGQSLRELARWVERARTEGAEARPEAPAVMPGDPAAFVSDGQQALWFLQRMAPGSKAYHVSQAVRFVTPVDAGALARAFSALVARHPALSSAFPEVQGAPARRTCVAPPELARVETSTWTDEALRERLDADARESFDLERGPLVRARLYTGAPRGDVLLLAMHHLVTDFWSLEVIAGELGALYTAEVRGSPSGLWPPPPPVAPILLSLARRSTGAQGEALLAWWRERLGGELPVLELPTSFPRPRLQSFRGAQVTFRLPRETSTRLKALARTHGATPFMVLLAGYLAFLRRYSGQEDLIVGTPTTGRPRADLSRQVGYFVNPVALRARVQRTLSFSGLVARVRTTVLEALEHQELPFTRLVEQLQPRRDPSRAPIFQTMFSLQSPRPENELLGAFAVGASGARARLGEDLTVESVPLNHPGAAFDVALMMAELEGAFVGRLEYCADLFDATTAERMARHLGALLDAAVAQPEVPLGDLPLLAPDERRTLLALGRRTQDTRGAPVPGIVHRIEDWAAKTPQAPALVAGASSWSYREVAAWVARLAARLRRHGVGPEVRVGTLLERGSPEQVVAFLAILKAGGTVVPQEPSYPPARVAWTLADCGARVLLAQERYAQRLALPEGVTLLSWEAHGEGDDLPDTSLWETGEPPPDCAAYITYTSGSTGKPKGVVVPYRGAAHLCESMVSDLPVGPGARVLQFASPAFDMSAWDYFLALASGGALHLSPGGPPAGDALYRMLREQRITSATLPPPVAALLPEGPLPDLSMFMVAAEACPASLVARFAEGRAFYNGYGPTEVTVGATWGVIAPDEVGPPNIGRSMPHVDTYVLDDALQPVPVGVAGELYVGGPSVARGYLDRPDLTAERFIPDPHGGEPGARLYRTGDMARRRADGRLDFEGRADAQLKIRGFRIEPGEVETALRELTGMRQAHVTAWRPSVDGEPRLVAYVVPPPGDILPPGELRARLREQLPEHMIPVDIVPVEALPLLATGKVDVRALPRPSLVVSPAGKPRTPLEETVARAWAEALGLPAVDVHAHFFDDLGGSSLSVVRACSRLGEALGQDVPITHFFEHPTIHELARRLQAEARPEPTSDVKHQSRAEARRQALQRRGRNPRGQD; translated from the coding sequence ATGCACCTTCCGACCCGCGCCGACCCCGCCTCCGAATTCGTCTGCCCAGAGGATGTCACCCTCGTGGATATGTGTCGGGCTCGCGCCGCCGCGCAGCCAGACGACTGGATTTATACGTTTCTCGACGATGCGGGGGAGCAGGTCCTCTCCTACGCGGAGCTGGACGCGAGCGCTCGCGCGGTGGCGGCGCTGCTACAACGACACCTGGCGCCCGGTGAGCGCGCGTTGCTGTTGTACCCGCCGGGCCGCGACTACACGTTGGGCTTCCTGGCGTGTCTCTATGCGGGCGTGGTGGCGGTGCCCGCCTATCCACCGGACCCGATGCGGCTGGGCCGCACCTTGCCCAGGCTCCAGGCGCTGGTGGCGGACTGTGGCGCGCGGGTGGCGCTGACGACTTCCGGCATCGCGGACATGGTGGAGCCGCTCACGCAAGGGGCGCCTGACTTGCGGGCGCAGCGCTGGTTGGCCACGGACTCCGTGTCCCCGCACGAAGCAGCGGCCTGGCGCGCGCCCGTCCTGCGGGGCGACTCGGTGGCGTTTCTGCAATACACGTCGGGCTCGACGGGGACGCCACGAGGCGTGGTGCTGCGGCACCGTCATCTGCTGCACAACTCGTGGTTGATTGCCCGGGGCTTCGACACCCGCCCCAACCCGGTGGCCGCTTTCTGGTTACCGCCGTATCACGACATGGGCCTGATTGGAGGCCTCATCCAGGCGCTGTACCGCGACATCCCGTCGGTGCTGCTGCCTCCCATGTCCTTCCTCCAGCGCCCGCTGCGGTGGCTGGAGGCGATGTCGCGTTTCGGTGCGACGGTCTGCGGCGCGCCCAACTTCGCGTTCGACTTGTGCGTGCGCAAGACGACGCCCGAACAGCGCGCGGCGCTGGACCTGAGCCGGCTGGAGGTGGCGTTCAGCGGCGCGGAGCCCGTACGCGCGGACACGTTGGATCGGTTCGCGGAGGCGTTCGCCCCGGCGGGCTTCCGGCGCGAGGCCTTCTATCCCTGCTACGGGTTGGCGGAGGGAACGCTGATCGTCTCGGGAGGGACGCGCACGGCGGTACCGGTGGTGCGTCGTTTCGCTCGTGATGGCCTGCTGCGCGGCGAGGCGCGGGCACCCGAGGTGGACGCTCCAGCGACGGCGCTGGTGGGATGCGGGCAGGCGCTGGGCGGCCAGGACGTGCGGGTGGTGGACCCGGAAACCGGCCGTCCCTGTGCGCCGGGCCGCGTGGGTGAGCTCTGGGTGCGCGGTCCGAGCGTGGCGGATGGGTACTGGCAGCGCCCCGACGAAACGGAGCGCACGTTCCATGGCCGGCTGGCGGGCTCGGGAGAGGGCCCGTACCTGCGTACCGGAGACCTGGCCGTCATCGACGGCGGCGAGGTCTTCATCACCGGCCGCTTGAAGGACGTGCTGGTGTTGCGCGGCCTCAACTACTACCCGCAGGACCTGGAGCACTCCGCGGATCGCTGCCATCCCGGCGTGCGTCCCGGGTGCGGTGCCGCGTTCGCGGTGGACGCTGGCGACGAAGAGCGGCTGGTCATCGTGCAGGAGGTCGCCGCGAAGGTCGTCACGCCGGAAGCGGCGGCCGAGGTCGTCGCGAGCATCCGCGCGGCGCTGGGCGAAGCGCATGGCCTGGCCGTCCATGCCGTGGTGCTCATCACCGCCGGGTCATTGCCGAAGACGTCGAGCGGCAAGGTGCAGCGGCGCGCCACCCGTGAGGCTTTCCTGGCGGGGACGCTGGATGAGGTGCACGGATGGAAGGAGGACGCCGCGGCAGCGTCCTTGGACATCAGGCCTGACGCGGCACCCGAAGCGGCGGACGTGCTCGCGGTGCTCCGGTCCCGGCTGGCGTCACTGCTTGGCGCGAATGGGCCGGCGCTGAGCGTGGATGTGCCCCTGACGCACCAAGGGCTCGACTCGCTGAGAGCGCTGGAGGTGTTGCACGCCGTGGACGAGGCATGGGGCGTGTTGCCACCCATCACGGCGGTGCTCCAGGGGCAGAGCCTCCGCGAGCTGGCGCGGTGGGTCGAGCGGGCCCGGACCGAGGGCGCCGAGGCGCGGCCCGAGGCTCCGGCTGTCATGCCCGGCGACCCCGCGGCCTTCGTTTCCGATGGCCAGCAGGCATTGTGGTTCCTCCAGCGCATGGCGCCGGGCAGCAAGGCCTACCACGTGTCCCAAGCGGTGCGCTTCGTCACGCCAGTGGACGCCGGAGCGCTTGCGCGCGCGTTCTCCGCGCTCGTTGCCCGTCACCCCGCGTTGTCGTCCGCGTTCCCCGAGGTGCAGGGGGCGCCAGCGAGGAGAACCTGCGTCGCGCCGCCCGAGCTGGCGCGAGTGGAGACGTCCACTTGGACGGATGAAGCGCTGCGTGAGCGGCTCGATGCGGATGCGCGGGAGTCCTTCGACCTGGAGCGGGGCCCACTGGTGCGCGCCCGGCTCTACACCGGTGCGCCACGGGGCGACGTGTTGTTGCTCGCCATGCACCACCTGGTCACGGACTTCTGGTCATTGGAGGTCATCGCGGGGGAGCTGGGCGCGCTCTACACGGCGGAGGTCCGAGGCTCGCCGTCCGGCCTGTGGCCACCGCCGCCACCCGTGGCGCCCATCCTCCTGTCGTTGGCGCGGCGGTCCACGGGAGCGCAGGGCGAAGCGCTCCTGGCCTGGTGGCGTGAGCGCCTGGGGGGCGAGCTGCCCGTGTTGGAGCTGCCCACGTCATTCCCGCGACCCAGGCTCCAGTCGTTCAGAGGGGCGCAGGTGACCTTCCGTCTGCCGCGCGAGACGTCCACGCGGCTCAAGGCCCTGGCGCGGACGCACGGCGCCACGCCGTTCATGGTGCTGCTGGCCGGCTACCTGGCGTTCCTGCGGCGCTACTCGGGGCAGGAGGACCTCATCGTCGGTACGCCGACCACGGGCCGCCCGCGAGCGGACCTGTCGCGACAGGTGGGCTACTTCGTCAACCCCGTGGCCCTGCGCGCCCGGGTACAGCGCACGCTGTCCTTCTCTGGCCTGGTGGCGCGGGTTCGGACCACCGTGCTGGAGGCGCTGGAGCATCAGGAGCTGCCCTTCACGCGGCTCGTCGAGCAGCTTCAGCCGCGGCGTGACCCGTCGCGCGCGCCCATCTTCCAGACGATGTTCTCCCTGCAGTCCCCCCGTCCCGAGAACGAGCTCCTGGGCGCGTTCGCCGTCGGGGCTTCGGGCGCGCGCGCCCGGCTGGGCGAGGACCTGACGGTCGAGTCCGTCCCACTGAACCATCCGGGCGCCGCCTTCGATGTCGCGCTGATGATGGCGGAGCTGGAAGGGGCCTTCGTGGGGAGGCTGGAGTACTGCGCCGACCTCTTCGACGCCACGACCGCCGAACGGATGGCGCGCCACCTGGGGGCGCTGCTGGATGCCGCCGTGGCGCAGCCGGAGGTGCCGCTGGGGGACCTGCCCCTGTTGGCTCCCGACGAGCGCCGTACCCTGCTGGCGCTGGGGCGGAGGACACAGGACACGCGGGGCGCGCCCGTGCCCGGCATCGTTCACCGAATCGAAGACTGGGCCGCGAAGACGCCGCAGGCGCCTGCGCTCGTCGCGGGCGCGTCGAGCTGGTCCTATCGTGAGGTGGCGGCATGGGTGGCCCGGCTCGCCGCGCGCCTGCGGCGCCACGGTGTCGGGCCGGAGGTCCGTGTCGGCACGCTGCTGGAGCGCGGCAGCCCCGAGCAGGTCGTCGCCTTCCTCGCGATCTTGAAGGCCGGGGGCACGGTGGTGCCGCAGGAGCCCTCGTATCCCCCCGCCCGCGTGGCGTGGACGCTGGCGGACTGCGGCGCGCGCGTGCTGCTGGCCCAGGAGCGCTACGCGCAGCGCCTGGCGTTGCCCGAAGGGGTGACGCTGCTGTCATGGGAGGCGCACGGCGAAGGCGACGACCTGCCGGACACGTCCCTGTGGGAAACCGGCGAGCCACCTCCGGACTGCGCGGCCTACATCACCTATACGTCCGGGAGCACGGGCAAGCCCAAGGGCGTGGTGGTGCCGTACCGCGGCGCCGCGCACCTGTGCGAGTCAATGGTGTCGGACCTGCCTGTCGGGCCCGGCGCGCGGGTGTTGCAGTTCGCCTCGCCCGCGTTCGACATGTCGGCGTGGGACTACTTCCTGGCGCTGGCCTCGGGAGGCGCGCTGCACCTGTCGCCCGGTGGTCCCCCAGCAGGTGACGCGTTGTACCGGATGTTGCGCGAGCAGCGCATCACCTCGGCGACGTTGCCTCCCCCTGTCGCCGCGCTCCTTCCGGAGGGGCCGCTGCCGGACCTGTCGATGTTCATGGTGGCCGCGGAGGCGTGTCCGGCGAGCCTCGTGGCCCGTTTCGCCGAGGGCCGCGCTTTCTACAACGGCTATGGGCCGACCGAGGTGACGGTGGGCGCGACCTGGGGCGTCATCGCTCCGGATGAAGTGGGGCCGCCCAACATCGGGCGTTCCATGCCCCACGTGGACACCTATGTGCTCGACGACGCGCTCCAGCCGGTTCCAGTGGGTGTCGCGGGCGAGCTGTACGTCGGCGGGCCGTCGGTGGCCCGTGGCTATCTGGACCGGCCGGACCTCACGGCCGAGCGCTTCATCCCCGACCCCCACGGCGGCGAGCCCGGGGCCCGGCTCTACCGCACGGGGGACATGGCCCGCCGCCGCGCGGATGGAAGGCTGGACTTCGAGGGGCGCGCGGACGCGCAGCTGAAGATCCGTGGCTTCCGCATCGAGCCGGGTGAGGTGGAGACGGCGCTGCGCGAGCTCACCGGCATGCGCCAGGCCCACGTCACCGCGTGGCGTCCTTCCGTGGACGGCGAGCCGCGGCTGGTCGCGTACGTCGTGCCACCGCCCGGAGACATCCTTCCGCCGGGAGAGCTCCGGGCGCGGCTGCGCGAGCAACTCCCCGAACACATGATTCCGGTCGACATCGTCCCGGTGGAGGCGCTCCCGCTGCTGGCCACGGGCAAGGTGGACGTGCGCGCGCTGCCGCGGCCGTCGCTCGTCGTGTCACCAGCGGGCAAGCCTCGCACGCCGCTGGAAGAGACCGTGGCGCGCGCCTGGGCGGAGGCCCTGGGGCTGCCCGCCGTGGACGTGCATGCCCACTTCTTCGACGACCTGGGCGGCAGCTCGCTGTCCGTGGTGCGCGCGTGCTCGCGGCTGGGCGAGGCGCTGGGCCAGGACGTCCCCATCACCCACTTCTTCGAACACCCCACCATCCACGAACTCGCCCGCAGGCTGCAGGCCGAGGCACGCCCCGAGCCCACCTCTGACGTGAAGCACCAGTCGCGCGCGGAGGCCCGCCGGCAGGCGCTCCAGCGGCGCGGAAGGAACCCCCGGGGCCAGGACTGA
- a CDS encoding aldo/keto reductase, whose translation MKYTNLGRTGLRVSRLGLGCMSYGTPKWRPWVLDEEAAQPFFRRAVELGINFFDTADMYSLGASEEITGRALRRYARMDEVVLATKVYFPMGDGQNMRGLSRKHIVQGCEASLKRLGVEAIDLYQIHRMDPNTPLEETLAALDQLVHQGKVRYLGASSAYAWQFARALGIADLRGWTRFVSMQGHYNLVYREEEREMLPLCEAEGIGVIPWSPLARGLLAGSRKSLKDRDATTRAKSDTLSPMLYDQASDWDVAEANRSVAEKRNVPPAQTALAWLLSRPAVTAPIIGATKLEHLEDAVRAVDLKLTADEVKALEAPYQPHTVRGL comes from the coding sequence ATGAAATACACCAACCTCGGACGCACGGGTCTTCGTGTGTCTCGTCTCGGCCTGGGCTGCATGAGCTACGGCACGCCCAAGTGGCGCCCCTGGGTGCTGGATGAAGAAGCCGCGCAGCCGTTCTTCCGCCGGGCGGTGGAGCTGGGCATCAACTTCTTCGACACCGCGGACATGTATTCACTGGGCGCGAGCGAGGAAATCACGGGCCGGGCCCTTCGCCGTTACGCGCGCATGGACGAGGTGGTGCTGGCCACCAAGGTCTACTTCCCCATGGGGGACGGGCAGAACATGCGGGGCCTGTCGCGCAAGCACATCGTCCAGGGCTGCGAGGCCAGCCTGAAGCGGCTGGGCGTGGAGGCCATCGACCTCTACCAGATTCACCGGATGGACCCGAACACGCCGCTGGAGGAGACGCTGGCCGCCCTGGACCAGCTCGTGCACCAGGGCAAGGTGCGCTACCTGGGCGCGTCCTCCGCGTATGCGTGGCAGTTCGCGCGGGCGCTGGGGATCGCGGACCTGCGCGGCTGGACGCGCTTCGTGTCCATGCAGGGCCACTACAACCTCGTCTACCGCGAGGAGGAGCGGGAGATGCTGCCCCTGTGCGAAGCCGAGGGCATTGGCGTCATCCCCTGGTCGCCGCTGGCCCGCGGCCTGCTCGCGGGCTCTCGCAAGTCGCTGAAGGACCGGGACGCCACCACGCGAGCGAAGTCGGACACGCTGTCACCCATGCTCTATGACCAGGCCAGTGACTGGGACGTGGCGGAAGCGAACCGAAGCGTCGCGGAGAAGCGCAACGTGCCTCCCGCGCAGACGGCCCTGGCCTGGCTCCTCTCGCGCCCCGCGGTGACGGCGCCCATCATCGGCGCCACGAAGCTGGAGCACCTGGAGGACGCGGTGCGCGCGGTGGACCTCAAGCTGACCGCCGACGAGGTGAAGGCCTTGGAGGCCCCCTACCAGCCTCACACCGTGCGTGGACTCTGA
- a CDS encoding DUF4130 domain-containing protein: MDVHQELRPVIGARWSQVRGAQGERLAARHRDGGLTRVFVAPDLASFRVVARGLLARGEPPARVHFEETRGRQGMWPEAARWEAWGRAASGVPRDFVGLAQKVVCHREPARWALLYRVLWRLTHGEPSLLEWHDDADVRRLRWLEQAVRRDTQALMAALRFRRVWRNGREHHVAWYRPEHLIVRDVAPFLVRRFPHFSWSLFTPDTWAHWDRERLTFEEGGALPEWARARVELAASHSPPQADVERASLLLVGASPVDIAEPPFAGSAGALLEVVLGRAGLTRSSRRVVRPCGDGCRSRHGVLPPTARGEGRTCRHGLEGVVAEVRPRMIIALGPVAAQAFLGVGFRMHLSRGQLLDTRWAEGWMATFDPEAVLRLPEGRARAEARIHFEADLRSAAAWLRQRLTGEARARRVEGP; encoded by the coding sequence ATGGACGTCCATCAGGAGTTGAGGCCTGTCATCGGTGCCCGGTGGTCGCAGGTCCGGGGCGCGCAAGGGGAACGGCTCGCGGCCAGACACCGGGACGGTGGGCTGACGCGGGTCTTCGTGGCGCCGGACCTGGCGTCCTTCCGGGTGGTGGCGCGGGGGCTGCTGGCGCGGGGCGAACCTCCAGCGCGGGTGCACTTCGAGGAGACGCGTGGACGCCAGGGCATGTGGCCGGAGGCCGCGCGCTGGGAGGCCTGGGGGCGCGCCGCGTCCGGGGTGCCTCGGGACTTCGTGGGGCTGGCGCAGAAGGTGGTGTGCCACCGTGAGCCGGCGCGCTGGGCGCTGTTGTACCGCGTGCTGTGGCGGCTGACCCATGGAGAGCCGTCGCTGCTGGAGTGGCACGACGACGCGGACGTGCGGCGGCTGCGGTGGCTGGAGCAGGCGGTGCGGCGGGACACGCAGGCGCTGATGGCGGCCTTGCGCTTCCGCCGGGTGTGGCGGAACGGGCGCGAACACCATGTCGCGTGGTACCGGCCCGAACACCTCATCGTCCGGGACGTGGCGCCGTTCCTCGTGCGCCGCTTCCCGCACTTCTCCTGGAGCCTGTTCACGCCAGACACCTGGGCGCATTGGGACCGGGAGCGGTTGACCTTCGAGGAAGGCGGGGCGCTGCCGGAGTGGGCGCGCGCTCGGGTAGAATTGGCGGCGTCCCATTCACCACCACAGGCGGACGTGGAGCGCGCGTCCTTGCTGCTGGTGGGGGCTTCCCCCGTGGACATCGCGGAGCCGCCTTTCGCGGGTTCCGCGGGAGCGCTCCTGGAGGTCGTGTTGGGCCGCGCGGGGCTCACGCGTTCCAGTCGCCGGGTGGTGCGGCCGTGCGGGGACGGATGCCGCTCGCGGCACGGGGTGCTCCCTCCGACGGCGCGGGGGGAAGGGCGCACCTGCCGTCATGGGCTGGAGGGCGTGGTGGCGGAGGTCCGCCCGCGAATGATCATCGCGCTGGGGCCCGTGGCGGCGCAGGCCTTCCTGGGGGTGGGCTTCCGCATGCACCTGAGCCGGGGGCAGCTGTTGGACACGCGGTGGGCGGAGGGCTGGATGGCCACGTTCGACCCCGAAGCGGTGCTTCGGCTTCCAGAAGGCCGGGCGCGGGCGGAGGCGCGCATCCACTTCGAAGCGGATCTCCGGTCGGCGGCGGCGTGGTTGCGGCAGCGGCTCACGGGTGAAGCGCGGGCCCGGCGCGTGGAGGGTCCATGA
- a CDS encoding FHA domain-containing protein, which yields MDEVIFLEVLEGDSVQARHRLERFPVNVGRGYGNDVILDDPKISAEHLRIERRDDGTLVLRDVGSQNGTYRVEPWAQLAELELATDTRVSVGDTVLRFRARSHPVEKTVVAAAPTAPRPRVFEQPRYFSLALQALLGASLLEGYLANYGRTDWGELTVALVVPLGITFLWAGGWSVASRIARRQFHYRTHATVAALVLLGSVVIQPLLTLVGFSLGVSGNLAWAHHVAFLSLMAWGLYWHLRYVTRWEPERLIRVIAVVTLSFGALSRADEWLGNESFSTELGFRRSLLPPAFRLVGTEPMDDFFSDAVKVQEQVDALARDP from the coding sequence GTGGATGAAGTAATCTTCCTGGAGGTGTTGGAAGGGGACTCCGTCCAGGCCCGTCATCGCCTGGAGCGCTTCCCGGTCAACGTCGGCCGGGGTTACGGCAACGACGTCATCCTGGATGACCCGAAGATCTCCGCCGAGCACCTGCGCATCGAGCGCCGCGACGACGGCACGCTGGTGCTGCGCGACGTGGGCAGCCAGAACGGCACCTACCGCGTGGAGCCCTGGGCGCAGCTGGCCGAGCTGGAGCTGGCCACGGATACCCGCGTGTCCGTGGGGGACACGGTGCTGCGCTTCCGCGCGCGCAGTCACCCGGTGGAGAAGACCGTCGTGGCGGCGGCGCCCACCGCGCCGAGGCCGCGCGTGTTCGAGCAGCCCCGCTACTTCTCCCTGGCCCTGCAGGCCCTGCTGGGCGCCAGCCTGCTGGAAGGCTACCTGGCCAACTACGGGCGCACGGACTGGGGAGAGCTGACGGTGGCGCTGGTGGTGCCGCTGGGCATCACCTTCCTGTGGGCGGGGGGCTGGTCGGTGGCGAGCCGCATCGCCCGGCGCCAGTTCCACTACCGCACGCATGCCACCGTGGCCGCGCTGGTGCTGTTGGGCTCCGTCGTCATCCAGCCGCTGCTCACGTTGGTGGGCTTCAGCCTGGGGGTGAGCGGCAACCTGGCCTGGGCCCACCACGTCGCCTTCTTGTCGCTGATGGCCTGGGGGCTCTACTGGCACCTGCGCTACGTGACGCGCTGGGAGCCGGAGCGACTCATCCGGGTCATCGCCGTCGTCACGCTGTCGTTTGGCGCGCTGTCGCGGGCGGATGAATGGCTGGGCAACGAGTCCTTCAGCACGGAGCTGGGCTTCCGCCGGTCGCTCCTGCCTCCGGCCTTCCGGCTGGTGGGCACCGAGCCCATGGATGACTTCTTCTCCGACGCCGTGAAGGTCCAGGAACAGGTGGACGCGCTGGCGCGCGACCCGTGA